The genomic segment GTGGCCTCCTTTACCGCCGGCGAGAGTCCTTTGGGTTCCCCATTTCCTCTCACATAGGGAAGAATGTACTCGCCTATGCGCAATTGTTCATCGGGCCCTGCGAGCCCGCTCAGAATAAAATAGTCTACGCCTAGCTGCTGGAACTTCCGAATCGACTGCCGCACCTCCTCGTACGACCCGACGATGGAAAAGCCGTTTGATGTATTCAGCTGCACGAGTCCTGCCCATAAGTGCTCGGATACTTTCGCCATCGGGTCTGCATAATGCGCTTTGTAGCTCTGAATCCCTGCAGCATCGCAATTATTGCGGAACAGCCGGTTCGTGCGCTTCTCTAAAGCGCTCGCTCCGCCAAGAAAACGCTCTGCTGCGGACCAAGCCGATTCAGTCGTCTCCCTGGCAATAATATCGATCATTATGCCGCACTTAGGACGATGCAGACTTGCCTTCGGGATATATCCACGAAACGTTTCAAGCCGCTTGCTGACAACCGGATAATCATGCCCGTACGTTAAATAATGGTGCCCGCTGGCAGCCGCGATTCGCATCGCCTCTGGGGAGCTGCCGGAAATGAACACGCTGCCGCGAGCAGGCGGCTTCGGATACAGCTCTCCTTGATTCACCTCGAACCAAGAGCCTCTAAAGTGGACAGTCCCGCCTTCTTGCAGCCGGTGAAACAGCTCTACAAATTCCTTCGTCCGCTCATAGCGCTGCTCATGGCTAAGCGCTTTCGTCATGCGCCCCATCTCAATGGCCGAGCTGCCGGTTACTACATTTATATCTGCTCGGCCGCCAGTTAGCAGGTTTAATGTGCTTAGCGCTTTTGCTGCTGCCGTCGGCAGAATATAGCTCGTATTTTGCGCGATCAGAAATCGCAGCTTCCCGGTCCGCTCGGCCAAATACGCGGCAGCCAGCCATGGGTCCATATATTCGTTCGCGTTGATCAACAATACGGAATCAAAGCCATACCCTTCGGCGGCTCTAGCCTGCTCCGTTATCTGCTGAAGGTCACCCTGCGGAAGCATCCAGCAAAAAACCATTTCGCTCACTCCTTCGAAGGCTGCATCTGCTTATATTTTGAGATCAGCTCCCCGATTTTTCGCATCGTGGAGACATTTTCCGTCAATAAATCTTCATCATCGATCATCAGGTCAAAATATTGCTCCAGCTCTACCACAAGCTCGACCACGAGAACAGAGCTTAAATACTGCTCCGTTAAATCCGCATCCTCTCCAAGCGCCACCAGCAGCTCCGGCTCTAGGTTTAGCAGCTTCGCCAAAATATTCACGATATGTTCCTTATTGTCCAGCATGAACAATCACCCCGCTTTGCGCTTCCGTATATCTGCCGTCGATGACGAGCTTGCCCGAGAGCAGATGCCTTTTCTCTTTAAATTCCTCCCAGCTAGTCATGATCGCGATAACTTCGCTCCCCGAAACCAGCTCCTCCATCGTTTGCGCATAAGAAATGGGCAGTCCAAAAGCCAAATCAAATGCATTCATCGCTATCGGGTCATAAGCAGCGATGTTCAAATACCCCATCCCAAGCAATAGGCGAAGGATTCCGAAGGAAACAGCGCCGCGTACATCGTCACTTCCCGGCTTGAATGAAAGACCCAGAATGCCAATCTTTCGATTCTTATCGTTTCCGGCAGCAGCGGCAATCTGCTCCGCCATTCGCTTTTGTGCCTTTTCGTTCACGTCAACCGCAGCCTTCAGCAGACCAGCATATTCGCCAATAGCTGAAGCATGATGAATCATTGAAGCGATGTCCTTCGGCAAGCAATAACCGCCATAGCCGCAGCCCGGATACACATAATCGGTCATTTTGGCTGGCGTGCCGTGCCAGCGCTTGTCCTCGTGAAGCAAATCGAACGCCTGAGGAATATCGATGTCGCCAGTCCGCTCCGCAATCATCGCCATCTCATTCGCGAAGCTGATCAGCGTAGCAAGCAGCGAATTGGACATGTATTTAACAAATTCGGCGGCTGTGGCCGATACGCGGCGGATGGGAGCATCAAAGCCCAAAGCATACAGCTCCGCAAGCTTCCGTCCGCCGATTGGCTCAGCTTCCCCGATAACGATCCGGTCCGGCTCCATCACATCGCGCCACGCCGAGCCTTCTCTTAGAAACTCCGGGTTTGCTGCTAGGCCGACATGCTCCCCAGGAAGTAATCCGAACTGCTCGAGCAGAGGAGCAATTACGCGGGAGGTCGTACCCGGCGGAACTGTGGACTTGATGGCCAGCACGCGAAACTGTCCGTCCGATAACACCTCGTGGCTTGCCTTGATCCCATCCAGCAGAGCATTCAGGTCCGTGCCGCCATCGGCAAGAGCGGGAGTGCCAACGCAGTAAAAAATATATTCCGCCCGGCGCAATGCTTCTTCGAGCGTATCGCAAACTATGAATCGATTGCCCAAATAGCGGCCAAGATGCTCCTGCAGCTCCGGCTCGTGAAACGGGATCCTTCCGGCTTGGTACAGCTCCCTTTTGTTCGAATCGCAATCGTAGGCGAATAGCGTACAGCCGAGACGATGGGCAAGTCCAAGCCCGGTCGTCAGACCGACGAAGCCTAGTCCAATTACCGCGATCATACGGAGATCAGCTCCTTCTGCAGAAACCTTAAGTAGCGTCTGACCCCTTCGGACACTTCAATCTCGGGCAGGTAACCGAGCATACTTCGGGCTTTGGACAAATCTGGACAGCGCCTGGACGGGTTATGCAGCAGGTAATCCTTCTCCGGGGATGCAGCAAAGTGGATATCGCCCGTGTAGCCTTGCAGCTCGGCAGCAGCCTCACGGTATATGCCAGCCAACTGCTCAACGGACAGCTCGCCGCCGTCCATGCCGATATTAAAGCAGTCGAATTCGCCATGCAGCAGGACGCGGAGGTAGCCGTCAATCGCGTCGGAAATGTAGCAGAACGTCCGGGTCGGCTTGCCGTCCGAATGGATCACAATCGGTTCATCCCGGAGCACAGCAAGCGCAAAGTCGGCAGGCACCCTACGGTCCATAAGCGACATGCCCGGGCCGAAATTGTTGAACGGCCGCACAATGCGGACCGGCATGCCGAATGTGTGATGATAGACGTAGCATAACGTCTCGCCCATTCGTTTCGACTCGTCGTAGCATGCGCGCGGGCCAATGCTCGGCACATGTCCCCAGTAGGACTCAGGGGTCGGTATGAAATTCGGGTCCGGATCGCCATATATTTCACTGCTGGAAAAGAACAGAAAGCCCTTCAGCGGGCGACGCTTATAGAAATCGAACAGCCGCTGCAGCCCCATGACATTCGCTTCGATCGTTTCCACTGGAAACTGCCGATAAAAGGTGGGCGAGGCGATGGAAGCCATATGAATGACGTAATCCGCACACTCGGCACCCTGTACAAGCTCAAGGCTGTCTCTGGCAATATCGAACGTGTGCACCTCGATATCCTGATGCTCCGCCACTAGGGAGGAAAGCCACTCCGGGATGCCGGAACGGAATGTATCGAGCAGCAGCAGCTTGTCATAGGCATAGCCCTGCCGCTTCAGATGAACGAACAAGTGAGTCAGATAAAAGCCGATAAAGCCGCCGCAGCCGGTAATGAGAATCCTCATGCCGGCGAAGCAGGCAGGATTGACCATTTTATCCTGAATATACGCCATATCTTCCTGCATGATCGGGTTATTCATCGCATCCATAGACGCTTCAGCCCCTCCCTTCATTGTCGTGCCAGCGCTTCCAGGGGGCTTCCCCGGAAGCCCAAAGGCTCTCGAGATATTGCTTGTCGCGCATCGTGTCCATGCAGTCCCAGAACCCATCGTGTCTGTAAGCCATAAGTTGCCCTTCCTCGGCGAGCCGGGGAAGGACATCGCTCTCAAGCACATCCGTATCGTGACCAATATAATCAAGCACGCCTGGCTCAAAAACAAAAAAGCCGCCGTTAATCCACCCACCGGTATCGGCCTTCTCTTTGAAACAGACGACCTGGTCGCCTATTAGATCCACGGTGCCAAATCGGGCGCGGGGCTTGACGAGCGTAACCGTGGCCAATTTGCCATGGGATTTATGGTAATCGAGCAAGCTCTTGACGTCGATATCGCCCACTCCATCCCCATAGGTTGTCATGAAGGTATCATTGCAAAGCTGATCCCGAAGCCTGTGCAGTCGCCCGCCCGTCATAGTGCTCAGCCCTGTATCGAGCAGATGCACCGTCCAATCCGGCTGCCTGTGCCTGACGATATCGACGCTCGCTTGGCTCATATGGATGGAGAAATCGTTTTGCAAATACATATAATTGAGAAAATATTGCTTGATCATTTCCTTCTTATAGCCTAAAGCGATAATAAACTCATTGAAGCCGCAAGCATCGTAAATGTTCATAATATGGCATAAAATCGGCATGCCTCCGATCTCTACCATCGGCTTCGGCCGCAGCACCGTTTCTTCACCCAGACGGGTACCGAAGCCGCCGGACAATAAGACGACCTTTGTTTTCTCCATCTCCGACGCTCCTCTGCTATGAACTTATATCATGTAATTGTCATGCTTATGGCGTCCCCGCTGCTATGGCGGTTTCCTCTCATTCGCAGCGCTTAATCGGGCATACCCGGCTCGACTAGGCTTTGCACCGCACCCCCACCGCTAACTGCTAGCGCTGGAGTAATTGCGAATGGCTACGTTCCACAGCTTCCGCGAGAGGAATAAAAACAGCAGCGGGGCGAACAGGAACCAGACCATATGCACCCAGCCCAGCCGGTCGAGCACAAACAGCGGCGGAAAATTAGTAATGACAAACACCGGGAACAAAAACGTGCCTACATGCCGAACCGAACGGCCGTATATGTGCATCGGCACATGGTTCATATCCCATATGGCGGTTGACATCTGATTGACCGCCGCCGTCTGTACCGTCCAGAACGAGATCAAGGATGGCATCAGGAAGATGGCATATTTGAGCACGATGCCGAGGAAAATGAACAGCAAAAACATCACTACCCGCGAAAATGTGACAGGAATGCCCATGCGCGACCAGGCAAGGATAATCATCCCTGCCCCGGCCACCACGTTTGTAAAGGAAAAACCGAAGTCTACATTGCGAAGCGTAGCGATAAACTGCAGCGAAACCGGCTTTGTGATGAGCAGATCCAGCGTGCCGTTTCGAACATGATTGCTCAAATTCATAAAGTTCGAATAAAAGAAAAGACAATAAAAGCCCGTCATCATCGTAAAGGACCCGACAAACATCATCATCATATCCGGTGTATAGCCGTTAATGACGACCCCGACGCGGAACGCAACCATCACATAAAGCAGCTTGATGAATAAATAAGCGATTTCAATCGTGTTCGCGAACAAAAAATTGATCCGGTATTCCATCTGGGCGATAAAGCAGTTTTTGACGAAAACCTTGTAGATCAATGCGTATTTTTTTAATGTCTTTAACAAGGGGCCTACCCTCCCACCGCAATATACTTCGTGAGACCCTGCCTCCACAGCAAGGTCGAGAGCGCGGCGAACACCCCAATCCAGACCAGCTGCATCATTACCCCGGCAGCAATCTCCGGGCCGGTCAACATGCCGCTGAGCAGACGGATGGGAAAATAAATCACATAATTAAATGGCAGCGCCAGCAGAATAGCCTTGGTAACCGGGCCGTAAATATCCAACGGAAACAAACCCCCGCCCGCAATATTGGCGAGCAGCGCAAACGTCCGAAACGCGCCATTCGCTTCCGCAAACCAGAAAGCGACGGCACTTAAGCTATAGTAGATGAAGAAGTTCAGCATTAAGGCGCTGGGCACGACGCATAGAAACAGCAAAATATGGGACAGGTTGACTGGAAAATCCAGCCAAGCATTCAGCAGCAGCATGACGATTACGGAAAGGGCGAGTACAACGAGCATTTGCACGCTTTTTTCCCCAAGAAAACAAAATATCCGGTATGATAAATACCCTATCGGCTTGACGAGGTACTTATTCAATCCGCCGTCCTTGATGTCCCGGGCAATTTCGTACTGGAACGTGGTGCCGATCAGCTTGGACATCAAGACCGCCAGAACGGAATAAGCAATCATCTGGTTATACGAAAATCCGAATACGATTTGTTGGCCCGAGCTGGCAAACACCGCTCTCCAGTAGAAGTACTGAATTAAAATCGGAAAAACCGCGCCAAACAGATTCAGAAAAAAATTCGTGCGGTATTCCAGCGAATTTTGCACGCCCAGTGAGAAGGTTTTCGAATACATGCTATGCAGTCTCATGCTTCTCACCGCCACTTTGGTACAGCAGGGCGATGCCCTCCTCAATCGGGATATCTTCGATGGTAAAATCAATTACGGGCAGGTGGTCAAGCACCCAGCGCGACATTTTTTTAATTTCCGACTGCTCGAACACGAACTTCACATGCGTATCCTTGAATTCCTTGACTTCTCCAACCTGATTCAGCACCCATTCTTCAACGGGCTCGGAAAGCACCAGCTTCATTATTTTTTTATGCCCAAGCCTTTCATTGACCTCACTCAGCCCTCCGTCAAATACGATCCTTCCGTGGTTGATAATAATGGAGCGATCGCACAGTTCCTCAATATCGTTCATGTAATGGCTGGTCAGGACGATGGTCGTTTTTTTGTCGCGATTGTAATATTTGAAAAACTCCCTTATTTTGCGCTGCGAAATAATATCGAGACCGATGGTCGGCTCATCTAAGAGGAGGATTCTCGGCTTATGAATGAGGGCGGCAATCAGCTCCATCTTCATCCGTTCGCCTAGTGATAATCTGCGCACCTGCACTTTAAGCAGTTCCTTCACGTCAAGAAGCTCGGTCAGCTCTCCCAGCGTCCGCGCATACTCCGCATCGTCTACCTCGTAGATGCATTTGTTCAGAAACAGCGACTCATTCGCAGGCAGGTCCCACCATAGCTGGTTTTTCTGTCCCATGACGATGGAAAATTGCCGTTTAAATTCGTTTTTCCGCTCCCATGGCGTGTAGCCGAACACTTTGGCGCTGCCGCTCGTCGGATGCAATATGCCTGATAGCATCTTGAGCGTCGTCGTCTTGCCGGCACCATTGGGCCCGAGGAACCCGACGACCTCTCCCTCCTCGATGCTAAAGGAAATATCCGACACCGCATGTTTGGTTTGCTGCTCGCGGCGGAACAAATTTTGGATCGAACTTTTAAGTCCCAAATCCTTCTTATGGTAAGTGAAGGATTTGGATAAGCCGTCAACCTCAATGATCATGCCTGTTGTCTCCTTTACTTCATGCGTTCCTCGACATGGCGCTTGCGGTTTACAGCCGCCGCATGAATCCGCTCCTGGAGCCTGACCCGCTCCAGCGATTCACGAAGTAGCTCGCGACTGCCTATGCTAGTCCCTGTCAAGACGCTATCGCGGAAATACTCCAGCTGATTTTCGTAATAATGCTGCGGATCAAAGCTTATTCGGCCGAGCGGGCGGCCCGGTTCTCGCTCCTCGATCTTAATCGTGATTTTATATCTCCCGACGTTGGCGCGAAAAAAATCGTTTACTACCAGATCGGCATGCTCCAGCCTCAACACATGCCGCGTGCGGTAAGGGCGTTCGAAGGAAGCCGACAGTTCCGCAGCGACCCCGCTTTCATAGTTGAGCGATGCGCCGAACGTCCAGTCGCAGCCGCGCGGACCGTCAAACGCTGATTCCGCCGTCAGCTTCATGGGCTTGGCTGCCTCAAAGCCAGGCAGCTGCTGCAGCGTTTGCAGCCAGTAGCAGCCAAGGTCGGCGAAGACGCCGCCTCCTCGGCCCGGATCGCAGCGGTAGCTCGTCAACGGCAGATCACGCATCGGTATATGCATTTCCGTGCGCATCTGCAGCAGCTTGCCATAACGCTGCCCCTGAATCAGCTCCCGGAGGGCGCTTTGCCATGGGTGATGCTGGAGCATCAGCCCCTCCAGCACGACCGCCGATTGGCCGGCAAGCCGCTCCGCAAGCTTTGCGCACTCCGCCGCATTCATCGCGATCGGCTTCTCCACGAGCACGTGCTTGCCCGCCTCGACCGCGCGCAGTACCCATTCGGCATGAAGATCATTACTCAGCGCGATATACACGGCGTCTACATCCGGGCTTGCCAACACGTCCTCAAGCTGCTCAAATACACGCGGTATGCCGAATTCCACAGCTAGCGCCTCCGCTCGCGACCTGGTTCGGTTGGCAATGCCCACCACCCTAATGCCTTCGACGAAAGGCATCGGCTGGAATACCGCCCTGCGAACGATGGACGCGCAGCCGATAATGCCTAGAGCTAAAGTTCTCACGCCTGCATCAGCTCCTATATGTGCTTTAGCGCCGAGACGCCATGCAGATAAAGCACATTGCACTTGGAGCATGCCGGGGTCAAGCCGTTGTTGATGGTTTCCCGAAGCCGATCGTATTCCTCAGAGTTCCATATTTCCTCAAGGCTTTTTTCTTTTAAATTGCCTACCGTGAACTCGGAGAAAAATTTGCAGGCCGAAATGTTTCCCGTCGGCGTTACATCAATGCGTGTAGCCAGCGCCAGACAATCGGTCGCACAGCGGCTGGTCATGACCTCGCCTGTGACGAATCGCTCAATTTCGTCAAATTCGAGCCCCGGCTGGTAGCGCAGGCGGGTGTGCCAGACACGCTCGTTCATTTTGCGAAGCTGCTCCAGCAGGGAGGGGAGATGATGCGGCTCGATCCGGTATTTGAAGGCGTGCCAGCTGCTCTTCTCTCCCTCTTCAATATGGCGCAGCCAGTCAAACTGCTCGCGAAAATAATCGTCCATCGCAAGCGACGTATCCTGAGCAATGTACCAGGGGAACGTCAGCAGCACGAGATCAATTCCCCGCTGCTCGAAGCTCTCCATCAAGTCGTATAAATAATAGATGTTTGCGTTATTAATGACGCAATGGACCGAAATCCGTCCATGGAACCGGCCCTCCGATCGAAGCGCCAGCAGCTGGTCGATGCCTTTCATCACCTTGCTGTAAGAGCCCTTTCCCCGGATGAGATCGTGATCCTTCTCAAACCCTTCCACGGCGATAAGCAGCTCCAGCTGTTCAGAAATGCGCAGCATTTGCTCCATATATTGATCGAAGAGCAGGCCGTTCGAGCAAATCGTGACCTCTCGAGGATCCTCCTCCAGCATCGTCAAAATGTCGCCGAACTGCCGGTGGAACATCGGCTCGCCGCCCCACAAATACAAGCGGGATTTCGCCTGCCTCGTATCCTCGAACAACCGCTTCACAATGGCCACGTCGATATCCAAATTTTGCTCAGCCTTTTCCATCTGATGATGGTAGCCATCCTCGTTCCATTGGTAGCAATGCTTGCAGCGCAAATTGCAGCGGTTGGTCAGCTTAATGGCAACAACCTCGGGAAGCTCCGTCTTGTACTTCGGGTTTTCCCGCTTCTGCCTCATCGGGATTGCTGCGTTTCGGATCGTTCGCTTCAGGATCTCGAACGACTTCTCATCCATTCGGATATTTGTTTTAGGCTGCACGCTTACTTCCCTCCCCTTAAGCTCAGCAGAGTCTTCTGTGCGGAGCGAGCCTCTGCCGCCTCAACTTTGGTAAGGCCGCTCAGCGCGGCTTCTCGTTATAATACAAGCAGCAGCCCGGACAAATGGAGAACAGCTGCTTGCGCAAGTAATCCCTGTACTGCTTGTATTTCGTGCCGTTCCAGATCTCCTTTAAGCTGAGCTCATTGACGTTCCCGAGCGATAGATCGTAGAAATTGTGGCAGGAGGTTACCTCGCCTCTAGCACTCACCTCCGTGCTGATCCATGGAAAAACGCAGCGCTTCTTCATATTGGTAACCTTGGACCATTCCGCATTAAAATAATGGCGGATATTTTCCTCGCTGATTACCTTCGGATATGCATTAAAGTACATGCCGTGCTCCGCACAGTGGCGCTCGATCCGCTTCAACTGCCGGCATAGCTCCGCTGCATCGACTTCCGCGAACTGCGCAGGATCAGCAATGAAGCCTCTGGCAATCGGCGCGGCAGCAATATCAAAATGCTCCCGCAGCACGCCTGCGTAGTGATCGTAGCGCTCCCGTGTGACATACTGCTGCAGCTCGACGCTAATACAATCCAGCATCGCAAGGTCCACGCTTTCAAAGTAAAACCGCTCCAAATGCCTGTAATTTGTCGGCGTGACGGTCGTACTAATGCCAATTTTCGGGTACTCGCTGCCCCTTGCTTCCCGAAGCTCATAGAGCTTGCGGATGCCTTTCATGGCTTTGCGGAAGACTCCTGCACCCCGCTGTGCGTCATTAATTTCCTCGGGACCATCAAGCGACACCCAAATGCGCTCTGGCGGAAAGGCCATAATCATCTCCGCATGCCGCTCCAGCAAAGTGCCGTTGGTAGGAAAATGGGCTTTGCTCCCCGTTCTATGAATGAGCTCCAATACTTCGTCGATCCATGGGTAAAGCAGCGGCTCTCCCCCGTAAAGCTCATAATAGGGACGTGTATCCTTGCAATCCTCAATAATCTGTTTCACCACGCCGATATCGAGCTTTTTCAGCTCCGGCTTCTCCTTGTAAGAGCCGTTCTCCCCCCACTCGAAGCACATTTTGCAGCGCAAATTGCACGATTCGATCAGCTGCAGAAAAATCCACTTGGGACTGTGCAGGTCTAACGCTTGAGCCGCGGCAGGCGCGGACTCCGTTCTAATCGCCATCATGTCGCCCTCCTATCGGGATACCGTCCTTCACCCCAACCGATCCGTTCCAAATAGTCGTCTGTATACGTTCTTGCAGCCGCGCGTTTTGCGAGCAGCCGTTCATGAATCGTCGCTAACGCCTCCTCTGCAAAACCCGCACGCTCCCAATCCTCATAGGTGATTCCGAGACCGTGCTCCACCCATACTTCCAGGTTTCTCTTCTCATGCTCGCCGAACGGCTCAAGCATAATGACCGGCGTGGCCGAGGCCAGCGAATCCATCAGCGTCCCTGCACCGGGCTTGCTAATGATGCCCTTGGCTTGACGAATGACATCATAGAGACCGTGATGGGACGGCAAATTGGAAAATGACGGTGCAGTATCCGGCCTTATCTCGCCGAACCTTGGAAATTCATGCTCCCCGGATTCTCCTTTATTCCAAGCCGTCCACTCGGGATCATTCATGTAATAACGATTGCCAAGCTGCTGCCCCTGGGCCTCCGCCGGCTCATAAGCAACGACATCGAGGGCAAATCCCAGCTGCGCAAGCTCCGGTATTTTCCCTTGATAGGTCCCCATCCCCCAGCCTCCGCCGTGAATGACATACCGCGGCGCTCTGTCTGCGAAAGGCAGCGGTTCTTCGTCGCCAACACGAATTTGCAGATGAATAGACAACGTTGACGACGCATACAGCCACACCTCCCGGTAACGGGCTGGATAATCGGGCATATATTTTTTGAGGCTTTTCCAAGAAGGCGACAGATCCGAATCGACATACAGCAGATCGACCTCCAGCTCGGCAGCAGCGGCATCGAGCTTTTCTCTGTACAGCTCCAGAATGTACACCCAATGCCCCGATAAGGAAATAAACCTCTTTCGTCCCTCCGCCGCCCAGCTGTTTAGCAGGTCAATGATTTGCTCCGAATCGAAGCTGTCCCGAATATCCTTGGGCAGCTTCGTGGCAATTTTCGCAAGCTTAAAATTGTCATGATAAGCCTTCCTGCTGTCTACGATTTTTGCTTGCTTTTCTACTTGCATAAACCTTTCGAATACCAGCACCTCGGTCGGTATGCCGCGCTGTCTTAATTGGTAGTTCACAATTAAACCCGGATTATAAAAACCGAGACCAAAGCCTGAGCAAAGTATCGTGGTGAAGCGATTGTCCCGATTAGCCCCAATGCCCATCATATTTTCCTCCTCATTCCCTTTAGGCGCTTAATTGGTTACGGCTATACCGCGTGTGTTCAGGAGGGCTCGCATGCGGGCAAGCAGCTCGCTGCAGCGTTCTATTCGCCCCGCTGCAGCGGACAAATAAAGCCTTCCCTTGCGCTTTAATCCGGCGGCTTGATTAATCGTGAACGTACCCGCACTAAGCGGGAGAATTCCCTCTCCCCGTTCAGGCCGGAAGAGCAGCCCTTCGCGGTCCATAGCCGCAAGCAGATCGGCGTACTCCACGATGCCAGGACAGATGACGGATAAATAGGTAAGGTTGCCTTGAAGCGAAAATTCGGCTAAAAAATCGTCCAGACGTTTTTTGATCAGACTCATCGACTTGCGCGCGTTAATTTCTACAATTGGCACGAGACCGCCGTCCGCCAGCAGCATCGAATCGACACAGACGTGACCGTTGTAACCGTTCTCATAAAGCAGCTCTGCCGTTTTTTTCATCAGCTTGAAATAGCCCTCGCGCTCCAGCTTCTCTATGAGCTCCCCACTTGCACTAAACGTGCCCTGATAGGCAAATTCGGCGTTCAAAACCTGCTGTACGGAAATGAGCTCATAACCGCCATCCGCATCAATATGGAATTGGCATGAA from the Paenibacillus sp. BIHB 4019 genome contains:
- a CDS encoding LLM class flavin-dependent oxidoreductase, producing the protein MVFCWMLPQGDLQQITEQARAAEGYGFDSVLLINANEYMDPWLAAAYLAERTGKLRFLIAQNTSYILPTAAAKALSTLNLLTGGRADINVVTGSSAIEMGRMTKALSHEQRYERTKEFVELFHRLQEGGTVHFRGSWFEVNQGELYPKPPARGSVFISGSSPEAMRIAAASGHHYLTYGHDYPVVSKRLETFRGYIPKASLHRPKCGIMIDIIARETTESAWSAAERFLGGASALEKRTNRLFRNNCDAAGIQSYKAHYADPMAKVSEHLWAGLVQLNTSNGFSIVGSYEEVRQSIRKFQQLGVDYFILSGLAGPDEQLRIGEYILPYVRGNGEPKGLSPAVKEATANGNGNYA
- a CDS encoding phosphopantetheine-binding protein, with protein sequence MLDNKEHIVNILAKLLNLEPELLVALGEDADLTEQYLSSVLVVELVVELEQYFDLMIDDEDLLTENVSTMRKIGELISKYKQMQPSKE
- a CDS encoding nucleotide sugar dehydrogenase gives rise to the protein MIAVIGLGFVGLTTGLGLAHRLGCTLFAYDCDSNKRELYQAGRIPFHEPELQEHLGRYLGNRFIVCDTLEEALRRAEYIFYCVGTPALADGGTDLNALLDGIKASHEVLSDGQFRVLAIKSTVPPGTTSRVIAPLLEQFGLLPGEHVGLAANPEFLREGSAWRDVMEPDRIVIGEAEPIGGRKLAELYALGFDAPIRRVSATAAEFVKYMSNSLLATLISFANEMAMIAERTGDIDIPQAFDLLHEDKRWHGTPAKMTDYVYPGCGYGGYCLPKDIASMIHHASAIGEYAGLLKAAVDVNEKAQKRMAEQIAAAAGNDKNRKIGILGLSFKPGSDDVRGAVSFGILRLLLGMGYLNIAAYDPIAMNAFDLAFGLPISYAQTMEELVSGSEVIAIMTSWEEFKEKRHLLSGKLVIDGRYTEAQSGVIVHAGQ
- a CDS encoding NAD-dependent epimerase/dehydratase family protein, which produces MDAMNNPIMQEDMAYIQDKMVNPACFAGMRILITGCGGFIGFYLTHLFVHLKRQGYAYDKLLLLDTFRSGIPEWLSSLVAEHQDIEVHTFDIARDSLELVQGAECADYVIHMASIASPTFYRQFPVETIEANVMGLQRLFDFYKRRPLKGFLFFSSSEIYGDPDPNFIPTPESYWGHVPSIGPRACYDESKRMGETLCYVYHHTFGMPVRIVRPFNNFGPGMSLMDRRVPADFALAVLRDEPIVIHSDGKPTRTFCYISDAIDGYLRVLLHGEFDCFNIGMDGGELSVEQLAGIYREAAAELQGYTGDIHFAASPEKDYLLHNPSRRCPDLSKARSMLGYLPEIEVSEGVRRYLRFLQKELISV
- the rfbF gene encoding glucose-1-phosphate cytidylyltransferase, whose protein sequence is MEKTKVVLLSGGFGTRLGEETVLRPKPMVEIGGMPILCHIMNIYDACGFNEFIIALGYKKEMIKQYFLNYMYLQNDFSIHMSQASVDIVRHRQPDWTVHLLDTGLSTMTGGRLHRLRDQLCNDTFMTTYGDGVGDIDVKSLLDYHKSHGKLATVTLVKPRARFGTVDLIGDQVVCFKEKADTGGWINGGFFVFEPGVLDYIGHDTDVLESDVLPRLAEEGQLMAYRHDGFWDCMDTMRDKQYLESLWASGEAPWKRWHDNEGRG
- a CDS encoding ABC-2 family transporter protein; this encodes MLKTLKKYALIYKVFVKNCFIAQMEYRINFLFANTIEIAYLFIKLLYVMVAFRVGVVINGYTPDMMMMFVGSFTMMTGFYCLFFYSNFMNLSNHVRNGTLDLLITKPVSLQFIATLRNVDFGFSFTNVVAGAGMIILAWSRMGIPVTFSRVVMFLLFIFLGIVLKYAIFLMPSLISFWTVQTAAVNQMSTAIWDMNHVPMHIYGRSVRHVGTFLFPVFVITNFPPLFVLDRLGWVHMVWFLFAPLLFLFLSRKLWNVAIRNYSSASS
- a CDS encoding ABC-2 family transporter protein, producing MRLHSMYSKTFSLGVQNSLEYRTNFFLNLFGAVFPILIQYFYWRAVFASSGQQIVFGFSYNQMIAYSVLAVLMSKLIGTTFQYEIARDIKDGGLNKYLVKPIGYLSYRIFCFLGEKSVQMLVVLALSVIVMLLLNAWLDFPVNLSHILLFLCVVPSALMLNFFIYYSLSAVAFWFAEANGAFRTFALLANIAGGGLFPLDIYGPVTKAILLALPFNYVIYFPIRLLSGMLTGPEIAAGVMMQLVWIGVFAALSTLLWRQGLTKYIAVGG
- a CDS encoding ABC transporter ATP-binding protein, with protein sequence MIIEVDGLSKSFTYHKKDLGLKSSIQNLFRREQQTKHAVSDISFSIEEGEVVGFLGPNGAGKTTTLKMLSGILHPTSGSAKVFGYTPWERKNEFKRQFSIVMGQKNQLWWDLPANESLFLNKCIYEVDDAEYARTLGELTELLDVKELLKVQVRRLSLGERMKMELIAALIHKPRILLLDEPTIGLDIISQRKIREFFKYYNRDKKTTIVLTSHYMNDIEELCDRSIIINHGRIVFDGGLSEVNERLGHKKIMKLVLSEPVEEWVLNQVGEVKEFKDTHVKFVFEQSEIKKMSRWVLDHLPVIDFTIEDIPIEEGIALLYQSGGEKHETA
- a CDS encoding Gfo/Idh/MocA family oxidoreductase, whose amino-acid sequence is MRTLALGIIGCASIVRRAVFQPMPFVEGIRVVGIANRTRSRAEALAVEFGIPRVFEQLEDVLASPDVDAVYIALSNDLHAEWVLRAVEAGKHVLVEKPIAMNAAECAKLAERLAGQSAVVLEGLMLQHHPWQSALRELIQGQRYGKLLQMRTEMHIPMRDLPLTSYRCDPGRGGGVFADLGCYWLQTLQQLPGFEAAKPMKLTAESAFDGPRGCDWTFGASLNYESGVAAELSASFERPYRTRHVLRLEHADLVVNDFFRANVGRYKITIKIEEREPGRPLGRISFDPQHYYENQLEYFRDSVLTGTSIGSRELLRESLERVRLQERIHAAAVNRKRHVEERMK